Genomic window (Candidatus Hydrogenedentota bacterium):
GCCATTGTCCGCGTGGATCACGCGCGCGCAGATACACGGTAATCGCATGGCCCGAAACCGTGAGTTCCCTTCCCGCATCGAAATAGGCCTTCTTTAGAATCGCCGCCGGACCGAACTCGATATCGCCCACCGGTTGCAAGGGCCATTTCGCCTTCGACGGTTCCGCGCCCAAACGCCAGCGCGACAACGCATCGTCCAATACCGCCTCGCGCGTCTGCGCGTGCGCGCAAACCACTGTCAACAGTACTGCAATCGTCCATGGCAGGCTCTTATTCATGGCACGAAACCTCCTCGCACGGCGTCACTGTAACAGATTGCCTGTCCATTCGCACGGTTTTGCGCATGAACGGCGCCGGGAGGAATCAACCGGCTTTGCCCCGCCGCGCCAACACGACCCAGTGCATGAAGGCGTGGAGATAGTTGCGGAGAATGACAGGGTTTCGGGCGCGCCAAAGGGCGCGGCGGATGTAGCGCGGGCGAAGGTAGAAGCGCCGGTAGGCCTCGCGCAGAATTTCCGTGATCTGTTCGGGTCCGCTGTAGGCGTTGGGCACGTAGGAAGGGATATGCCAATCGAAGGCGTCGGATTCGATGTGGACGACGCGGCCTTCCTGGAGGGCGCGCTGCTCGATGGGGGTGCCGCGCTGGATGTGGAACGGAGAAAACACCATGAAATCCACGTCGAGTTCGCAGGCGAATCGAATGGTCTTCTCGGCCATTTCGGGGGTTTCGGTCGGCAGGGCGAACATGAACGCGCCGCGAATTTCGAGTCCGGCCTGATTGGCCCACGCGACGGCGTTGCGCGATTGTTCGAGGGTGATTCCCTTGTCGATCAGTTCCAGGAGTTCCGGGTTGCCGCTCTCGAATCCAAGGAAAATATTGTAGCAGCCGGACGCGGCGATGCGTTGAAGCATGGAGGGGGAGACCGTATTGACGCGGCCCTGCACGGTCCATGTCAGATCGAGTTTTTCGCGGTCGAGCAGATCGCAGAACCGGTCAATCCATTTTTCGTTCACGCAGAAGTTGTCGTCCCAAAAGATCACCTCGCGGAAACCGAGTTCACGGCGCAGATGGCACAGTTCCTCGATGACGTTTTCCGGGGAACGGCGGCGGTAGGGCGCGCCGTATTTGCCGCCCTGATAGCAAAACCGGCACTGGGCCCACGGGCAACCGCGCGAGGTCATGACGGTCGTGGCGGGTTTGCGTCGCGACTGGTTGGGCAGGGGTGTGTATGGATTGTCCTTGAAAAGGCCGCGCGCCGGATGCGGCAGCGTGTCGAGTTCCCGGACGTATTCGGCGGGAGGCGTCGCCGCAATGCGCCCACTGTCCGTACGGAACACG
Coding sequences:
- a CDS encoding radical SAM protein, yielding MNVLLVVPPFSASPTGRGARIRPGKLRPLPPLGLGYLAAVLGEHGHETRLIDAQARQLSIPETVAEIMAAAPDVVGISIFTVYMDCSYALASALRVRAPGLPIVMGGPHATAFHEAILEECPAVDYVVPGEAEHSFAALLDALAGGTPVSDVAGIVFRTDSGRIAATPPAEYVRELDTLPHPARGLFKDNPYTPLPNQSRRKPATTVMTSRGCPWAQCRFCYQGGKYGAPYRRRSPENVIEELCHLRRELGFREVIFWDDNFCVNEKWIDRFCDLLDREKLDLTWTVQGRVNTVSPSMLQRIAASGCYNIFLGFESGNPELLELIDKGITLEQSRNAVAWANQAGLEIRGAFMFALPTETPEMAEKTIRFACELDVDFMVFSPFHIQRGTPIEQRALQEGRVVHIESDAFDWHIPSYVPNAYSGPEQITEILREAYRRFYLRPRYIRRALWRARNPVILRNYLHAFMHWVVLARRGKAG